From Solanum lycopersicum chromosome 8, SLM_r2.1, the proteins below share one genomic window:
- the LOC101268496 gene encoding uncharacterized protein, with the protein MHRQSLGSSGSKLHLAHGVVLVGGSRDESAVVTAAESQKIMAKDQASPSSLSNNYDEGEEQVRKSIKALNKSLSRAEKYIHLIPVLTFLCFFILYLFSHSPSDKDLAQFQGFEGFAKRIESANIDDELQRVLETKKPEVLAIRSVRNLQEIDRQDSNHRRHRKLADF; encoded by the exons ATGCATAGACAATCACTCGGCTCATCGGGATCGAAGTTACACCTTGCACATGGAGTCGTCCTCGTCGGCGGCAGCAGGGACGAATCCGCCGTCGTGACGGCGGCAGAGTCTCAGAAGATAATGGCGAAGGACCAAGCCTCTCCGTCGTCACTCTCTAACAACTACGATGAAGGAGAAGAACAAGTACGCAAGTCAATCAAGGCTCTTAACAAGTCATTGTCTAGAGCTGAGAAGTACATTCACCTCATTCCTGTTCTCACATTTCTCTGCTTCTTCATCCTCTATCTATTCTCTCACAGTCCGTCTGATAAAG ATTTAGCTCAATTTCAAGGATTTGAAGGCTTCGCTAAGCGTATAG AATCAGCAAATATTGACGACGAGTTGCAGAGAGTATTAGAAACTAAAAAACCGGAAGTTTTAGCGATCCGAAGCGTAAGGAACTTGCAAGAGATTGATAGACAGGATTCAAATCATCGGCGCCACCGAAAACTCGCCGATTTTTAA